One genomic window of Gallaecimonas sp. GXIMD4217 includes the following:
- a CDS encoding transporter substrate-binding domain-containing protein — MKALLWLLMLCSALARGQDIVIWNQLAEHPNPAIVRLLRLALDNTSAEYGDYRIRLSEPMEQGRVVHELISGAKVQVGVFAPDPQRVKELLAVPVPVAKGLLGWRLCFIREHDQKRFDGIRSLADWRARGLTLGQHLHWPDTAILQANDLKVLTITRYQSLFLMLQVGRFDCFPRSALEIQDEARRHPELAIEKQLVLRYPLTLLYFVSPQYPELAERIEKGLQMARASGDFDRLFDRYFGPAATELNLKNRAVLELESPNLTELEQDMLKDPSLWYRPRQ, encoded by the coding sequence ATGAAAGCCCTGCTTTGGCTGCTGATGCTGTGCAGCGCCCTGGCCCGGGGCCAGGACATCGTCATCTGGAACCAGCTGGCCGAACACCCCAACCCGGCCATAGTGCGGCTGCTGCGCCTGGCCCTGGACAACACCAGCGCCGAGTACGGCGACTACCGCATCCGCCTCTCCGAGCCCATGGAGCAGGGGCGGGTGGTTCACGAGCTGATCAGCGGCGCCAAGGTGCAGGTCGGGGTCTTCGCCCCGGATCCGCAGCGGGTGAAGGAGCTGCTGGCGGTGCCCGTGCCCGTGGCCAAGGGCCTGCTGGGCTGGCGGCTCTGCTTTATCCGCGAGCATGACCAGAAGCGCTTCGACGGCATCCGCTCCCTGGCCGACTGGCGGGCCAGGGGCCTGACCCTGGGCCAGCACCTGCACTGGCCGGACACGGCCATACTCCAGGCCAACGACCTCAAGGTGCTGACCATCACCCGCTACCAGAGCCTGTTCCTGATGTTGCAGGTGGGCCGCTTCGACTGCTTCCCCCGCTCGGCCCTGGAGATCCAGGACGAGGCCAGGCGCCATCCTGAGCTGGCCATAGAGAAGCAGCTGGTGCTGCGTTACCCCCTGACGTTGCTCTACTTCGTCTCGCCCCAATACCCCGAGCTTGCCGAGCGCATCGAAAAGGGCCTGCAAATGGCCAGGGCCAGCGGCGACTTCGACCGCCTCTTCGACCGTTACTTCGGCCCGGCGGCCACCGAACTCAATCTCAAGAACCGAGCGGTGCTAGAGCTGGAAAGCCCAAACCTCACCGAGCTGGAGCAGGACATGCTCAAGGATCCCAGCCTCTGGTACCGGCCCAGGCAATGA
- a CDS encoding YicC/YloC family endoribonuclease, giving the protein MTHSMTAFARQEVKGDWGTASWEIRSVNQRYLETYLRLPESFRGLDPVLREKLRAKLARGKVEVQLRFEAAAADANQLSLNENLARLLTDKAHWVADLYAQAQQQGSHVDLTTPGGAQFNPVDILRWPGVMEAAEADMDAITKELLAAFDATLKDFIAARASEGKNLQDLIETRLDGVTAEVARVREQMPQIIQWQREKLSVRFEEAQVELDPQRLEQEMVLLASRLDVAEELDRLDSHVKELRNVFKKGGAIGRRLDFMMQEFNREANTLASKSINADITQSAVELKVLIEQMREQIQNIE; this is encoded by the coding sequence ATGACCCACAGCATGACCGCCTTTGCCCGCCAGGAAGTGAAAGGCGACTGGGGCACCGCCAGCTGGGAGATCCGCAGCGTCAACCAGCGTTACCTGGAAACCTACCTGCGCCTGCCGGAAAGCTTCCGGGGCCTGGATCCCGTGCTGCGTGAAAAACTCCGCGCCAAGCTGGCCAGGGGCAAAGTGGAGGTGCAGCTGCGCTTCGAGGCCGCCGCTGCCGACGCCAACCAGCTGAGCCTGAACGAGAACCTGGCCAGGTTGCTCACCGACAAGGCCCACTGGGTGGCCGACCTGTACGCCCAGGCCCAGCAGCAAGGCAGCCATGTGGACCTGACCACCCCGGGCGGCGCCCAGTTCAACCCGGTGGACATACTGCGCTGGCCCGGCGTCATGGAAGCGGCCGAGGCCGACATGGACGCCATCACCAAGGAGCTGCTGGCCGCCTTCGACGCCACCCTAAAGGACTTCATTGCCGCCCGCGCCAGCGAAGGCAAGAACCTCCAGGATCTGATCGAAACCCGCCTGGACGGCGTAACCGCCGAGGTGGCCCGCGTGCGCGAGCAGATGCCGCAGATCATCCAATGGCAGCGCGAAAAGCTCAGCGTCCGCTTCGAGGAAGCCCAGGTGGAGCTGGATCCCCAGCGCCTGGAGCAGGAAATGGTGCTGCTGGCCTCCCGCCTGGACGTGGCCGAAGAGCTGGACCGCCTGGACTCCCACGTCAAGGAGCTGCGCAACGTCTTCAAGAAGGGGGGCGCCATCGGCCGCCGCCTGGACTTCATGATGCAGGAGTTCAACCGCGAGGCGAACACCCTGGCCTCCAAGTCCATCAACGCCGACATCACCCAGAGCGCCGTGGAGCTCAAGGTGCTCATCGAGCAGATGCGGGAACAGATCCAGAATATCGAATAA
- the rph gene encoding ribonuclease PH, with the protein MRPNGRAVGQIRPVTITRNYTAHAEGSVLVAFGNTKVLCTASVEEGVPRFLKGKGQGWITAEYGMLPRATHTRNMREAAKGKQSGRTMEIQRLIGRSLRAAVDLEALGEYSITIDCDVLQADGGTRTAAITGACVALVDALDWLGEQGKLKVRPLKHMIAAVSVGIVDGRAVCDLEYVEDSQAETDMNVVMTDDGRLIEVQGTAEGEPFSVPEFNAMLELAVAGIQDLCQAQREALS; encoded by the coding sequence ATGCGCCCCAACGGTAGAGCAGTAGGCCAGATCAGGCCCGTCACCATCACCCGCAACTACACCGCCCATGCCGAGGGCTCGGTGCTGGTGGCCTTCGGCAACACCAAGGTGCTGTGCACCGCCTCCGTGGAAGAGGGCGTGCCGCGCTTTCTCAAGGGCAAGGGCCAGGGCTGGATCACCGCCGAGTACGGCATGCTGCCCAGGGCCACCCACACCCGCAACATGCGCGAGGCGGCTAAGGGCAAGCAGTCCGGTCGCACCATGGAGATCCAGCGCCTGATCGGCCGTAGCCTTCGCGCCGCCGTGGATCTCGAGGCCCTGGGCGAATACAGCATCACCATCGACTGCGACGTGCTCCAGGCCGACGGCGGCACCCGCACCGCCGCCATCACCGGTGCCTGCGTGGCCCTGGTGGACGCCCTGGACTGGCTCGGCGAGCAGGGCAAGCTCAAGGTGCGGCCCCTCAAGCACATGATTGCCGCCGTGTCCGTGGGTATCGTCGACGGCCGGGCGGTCTGTGACCTGGAATACGTGGAAGACAGCCAGGCCGAGACCGACATGAACGTGGTGATGACCGACGACGGCCGCCTCATCGAGGTGCAGGGCACCGCCGAGGGCGAGCCCTTCTCGGTGCCGGAATTCAACGCCATGCTGGAGCTGGCCGTGGCCGGCATCCAGGATCTCTGCCAGGCCCAGCGCGAGGCGCTGAGCTGA
- the pyrE gene encoding orotate phosphoribosyltransferase — MKAYQKAFIEFALERQVLRFGEFTLKSGRTSPYFFNAGLFNTGRDLARLGRFYADALVDAGIQYDVLFGPAYKGIPIATTTAVALADHHDQDVPYCFNRKEKKDHGEGGSLVGSALAGRIMLVDDVITAGTAIRESMEIIKDNGAELAGVLIALDRQEKGKGELSAIQEVERDFGCQVVSIVTLADLISYLEDRPEMAQHLEAVRSYRARYGI, encoded by the coding sequence ATGAAAGCCTATCAGAAAGCCTTTATCGAATTTGCCCTGGAGCGCCAGGTGCTGCGCTTTGGCGAGTTCACCCTCAAGTCCGGCCGCACCAGCCCCTATTTCTTCAACGCCGGGCTGTTCAACACCGGCCGTGATCTGGCCCGCCTGGGCCGCTTCTACGCCGACGCCCTGGTGGACGCCGGCATCCAGTACGATGTGCTGTTCGGCCCCGCCTACAAGGGTATCCCCATCGCTACCACCACCGCCGTGGCCCTGGCCGACCACCACGACCAGGACGTGCCCTACTGCTTCAACCGCAAGGAGAAGAAGGACCATGGCGAGGGCGGCAGCCTGGTGGGCAGCGCCCTGGCAGGGCGCATCATGCTGGTGGACGACGTGATCACCGCCGGCACCGCCATCCGTGAATCCATGGAGATCATCAAGGACAACGGCGCCGAGCTGGCCGGGGTGCTGATCGCCCTGGACCGCCAGGAAAAGGGCAAGGGCGAGCTGTCCGCCATCCAGGAAGTGGAGCGCGACTTCGGCTGCCAGGTGGTGTCCATCGTCACCCTGGCCGACCTCATCTCCTATCTGGAAGACCGGCCGGAGATGGCCCAGCACCTGGAGGCGGTGCGCAGCTATCGGGCCCGGTATGGCATCTGA
- a CDS encoding DUF5362 domain-containing protein, with translation MDTQTQTLVKDISTPLFQAKGWMKLLGVMSIIGGVLTGLTIVGLVIAWLPIWMGVLLFQSAGALEAAQHNGSPEVASQAMAKLKTYFTIMGVFTLIAIILNVVLMLLGGAAALVGIAG, from the coding sequence GTGGATACCCAGACCCAAACCCTCGTCAAAGACATCAGCACCCCCCTGTTCCAGGCCAAGGGCTGGATGAAGCTGCTGGGCGTGATGTCCATCATCGGCGGCGTGCTGACCGGCCTGACCATAGTAGGCCTTGTCATCGCCTGGCTGCCGATCTGGATGGGCGTACTGCTGTTCCAGTCCGCCGGCGCCCTGGAGGCGGCCCAACACAACGGCTCCCCGGAAGTGGCCAGCCAGGCCATGGCCAAGCTCAAGACCTACTTCACCATCATGGGCGTGTTCACCCTGATCGCCATCATCCTCAACGTGGTGCTGATGCTGCTGGGCGGCGCCGCCGCCCTGGTCGGCATTGCCGGTTAA
- the slmA gene encoding nucleoid occlusion factor SlmA has translation MANAKVSRREQILQALARMLETQAGQRITTAKLAAEVGVSEAALYRHFPSKARMFEGLIDFIEDSLLSRINLIMRDEKDTLSRIHMLLHLLLVFAERNPGLTRIINGDALQGEQERLRERVETLFAKLETQLKQILRERRLREGKGFQVEEGVLANLLLAYCEGRISQYVRSGFKHKPTDNFQPQWQLIESQLL, from the coding sequence ATGGCCAACGCCAAAGTCAGTCGCCGTGAACAGATCTTGCAGGCCCTGGCCCGGATGCTGGAAACCCAGGCCGGACAGCGCATCACCACCGCCAAGCTGGCCGCCGAAGTGGGCGTGTCCGAGGCCGCCCTCTACCGGCACTTCCCGTCCAAGGCACGGATGTTCGAAGGCCTGATCGACTTCATCGAGGATTCCCTGCTGTCGCGCATCAACCTGATCATGCGTGACGAGAAAGACACCCTGTCCCGCATCCACATGCTGCTGCACCTGCTGCTGGTGTTCGCCGAGCGCAACCCCGGCCTGACCCGCATCATCAACGGCGACGCCCTCCAGGGCGAGCAGGAGCGGCTGCGGGAGCGGGTCGAGACCCTGTTCGCCAAGCTGGAGACCCAGCTCAAGCAGATCCTGCGCGAACGCCGCCTGCGCGAAGGCAAGGGCTTCCAGGTGGAGGAAGGGGTGCTGGCCAACCTGCTGCTGGCCTACTGCGAGGGCCGCATCAGCCAGTATGTGCGCAGCGGCTTCAAGCACAAGCCCACCGACAACTTCCAGCCCCAGTGGCAGCTCATCGAGAGCCAGCTGCTGTAA